A portion of the Nitratidesulfovibrio termitidis HI1 genome contains these proteins:
- a CDS encoding ATP-binding protein has protein sequence MLLSGCLLACLLVIPGAPVAHAIGTEAEPTPHHARPIPLMTAQAGAQGTANVTPYPTARSEADSVVQALADAIATRGMQNDRHLVLLLHSYEQGMGRVREITDTVERMLAPTDNHIALRVENMDSKRVHTPEYLEAFAAVLALKYAGRTPTLILTSDDDALDFLETHHATLFPGVPVLFCGVNHFHASLVTAIPRLSGVLSTFSARETALAMLEMHPGTRHIYLVNDHTETGRAVARDIRGQLADLPGGVQVHEFPPLPFDDLLSRLATLPPGAAVLLGVYFADSEGYATTFEDMGARIAAAAQVPVHCLVDFNLHGATVGGKVSGAAFQAEALGRMALRVISGTRVEDVPVQVEGVNRFVYRAPALERWGISESRLPSGSTVIDRPFSLYRAYRIQINVLVLFVVSLVSTIAALAYMMRRRAASERQLRRLRNLLANTLDSMPSVIVGVSPEGLVTHWNRHAADATGQEAREAVGRPLDEVFPRLEKLKPLVFEALEDGQVRDGQRLLRPDGDMVRYEDVTVFPLVANGTQGAVIRVDDVTERERIREMMVQTEKMLTVGGLAAGMAHEINNPLGGILQAVQNMRRRVETERPDNETAAREAGLTMDQVRGYLERREILRMLDDIAASGARAAHIVANMLDFSRRTDGAFVTQDLHRLIENTLELAANDYDLKKLYDFRTLRIVRHYSPMLPPVPCLPTEVEQVLLNLFKNAAQAMGAMPPPDDAPPTLTIRTERHHDLVAVTVSDNGPGMTPEVRARVFDPFYTTKPPGEGTGLGLSVSYFLITHNHGGSFALHSEPGKGAHFTFTLPLRQR, from the coding sequence ATGCTCCTGTCCGGATGCCTGCTTGCCTGCCTGCTTGTGATCCCGGGGGCACCCGTTGCCCATGCCATCGGCACCGAGGCGGAACCGACGCCCCATCACGCCCGGCCCATACCCCTGATGACCGCGCAGGCAGGAGCACAGGGCACGGCCAACGTCACGCCATATCCCACGGCCCGTTCCGAGGCCGATTCCGTGGTCCAGGCCCTGGCCGACGCCATCGCCACGCGCGGCATGCAGAACGACCGCCATCTCGTGTTGCTGTTGCATTCCTACGAGCAGGGCATGGGCCGGGTGCGTGAAATCACCGACACGGTGGAGCGCATGCTGGCCCCCACGGACAACCATATCGCCCTGCGCGTGGAAAACATGGATTCCAAGCGCGTGCACACCCCGGAATACCTTGAAGCCTTTGCCGCCGTGCTGGCCCTGAAATACGCCGGGCGCACCCCCACCCTCATCCTGACCAGTGACGACGACGCCCTCGACTTTCTGGAAACACACCACGCCACGCTGTTTCCCGGCGTGCCCGTACTGTTCTGCGGGGTGAACCATTTCCACGCCAGCCTGGTGACGGCCATCCCCCGGCTTTCGGGCGTGCTGAGCACCTTTTCCGCCCGCGAAACCGCGCTGGCCATGCTGGAAATGCACCCCGGCACGCGGCACATCTACCTCGTCAACGACCACACCGAAACCGGACGGGCCGTGGCGCGCGACATCCGGGGGCAACTGGCGGATCTGCCCGGTGGCGTGCAGGTGCACGAATTCCCCCCCCTGCCCTTCGACGACCTGCTGTCCCGGCTGGCCACCCTGCCGCCCGGCGCGGCCGTGCTGCTGGGCGTGTATTTTGCCGACAGCGAGGGCTACGCCACCACCTTCGAGGACATGGGCGCGCGCATCGCCGCCGCCGCACAGGTGCCCGTGCACTGCCTTGTCGATTTCAACCTGCACGGCGCCACGGTGGGCGGCAAGGTGTCCGGGGCGGCCTTTCAGGCCGAGGCACTGGGGCGCATGGCCTTGCGGGTCATTTCCGGCACGCGCGTCGAAGACGTTCCCGTGCAGGTCGAAGGCGTAAACCGCTTCGTGTACCGCGCCCCCGCGCTGGAGAGATGGGGCATCTCCGAAAGCCGCCTGCCCTCGGGCAGCACCGTGATCGACCGCCCCTTCTCGCTTTACCGGGCCTACCGCATCCAGATCAACGTGCTGGTCCTGTTCGTGGTTTCGCTGGTGTCCACCATTGCCGCGCTGGCGTACATGATGCGCCGCAGGGCCGCCTCGGAACGGCAGTTGCGGCGGCTGCGCAACCTGCTGGCCAACACCCTGGACTCCATGCCCTCGGTCATCGTCGGGGTGTCGCCGGAGGGGCTGGTCACCCACTGGAACCGCCACGCGGCGGACGCCACCGGCCAGGAAGCCCGTGAAGCCGTGGGCCGCCCCCTGGACGAGGTGTTCCCCCGGCTGGAAAAGCTGAAGCCGCTGGTGTTCGAGGCGCTGGAAGACGGCCAGGTGCGTGACGGGCAGCGCCTGCTGCGCCCTGACGGCGACATGGTGCGCTACGAAGACGTGACGGTCTTCCCCCTGGTGGCCAACGGCACGCAGGGAGCCGTCATCCGCGTGGACGACGTGACCGAACGCGAGCGCATCCGCGAAATGATGGTCCAGACGGAAAAGATGCTGACCGTGGGCGGCCTTGCGGCGGGCATGGCGCACGAGATCAACAACCCCCTCGGCGGCATCCTGCAGGCGGTGCAGAACATGCGCCGCCGGGTGGAGACGGAGCGGCCCGACAACGAAACCGCCGCCCGCGAGGCCGGACTGACCATGGACCAGGTGCGCGGCTACCTGGAGCGCCGCGAGATACTGCGCATGCTGGACGACATCGCCGCCTCGGGCGCACGGGCCGCGCACATCGTGGCCAACATGCTCGACTTCAGCCGCCGCACGGACGGTGCGTTCGTGACGCAGGACCTGCACCGGCTCATCGAGAACACCCTGGAACTGGCCGCCAACGATTACGACCTGAAAAAGCTCTACGACTTCCGCACGCTGCGCATCGTGCGCCACTATTCCCCCATGCTGCCGCCGGTGCCCTGCCTGCCCACCGAGGTGGAGCAGGTGCTGCTGAACCTGTTCAAGAACGCCGCCCAGGCCATGGGCGCCATGCCGCCGCCCGATGACGCGCCGCCCACCCTGACCATCCGCACCGAACGGCACCACGACCTGGTGGCGGTGACCGTCAGCGACAACGGGCCAGGCATGACGCCCGAGGTACGCGCCCGCGTCTTCGACCCGTTCTACACCACCAAGCCCCCCGGCGAAGGCACCGGACTGGGCTTGTCGGTGTCGTACTTCCTGATCACCCACAATCATGGCGGCAGCTTTGCCCTGCACTCCGAACCGGGCAAGGGGGCGCATTTCACGTTCACCCTGCCCCTGCGGCAACGGTAG
- the motA gene encoding flagellar motor stator protein MotA, which translates to MFVIIGFVVVFGSIIGGYLMSHGVLHVLFQPAEMIIILGAAFGAFIISNTKYSLGLVMKNMKVIMGDPGMSKAKYLEVLGLLNSLFVKMHREGVISIEQDIEKPEGSSIFNKYPAIAKDKHTVHFIGDTLRVYLTTGDPNEIDSLMEVDMKSMHEEESIAPHAIGRMAESMPGMGIVAAVLGVVLTMGKISEPPEVLGHHIGAALVGTFIGILFCYGVFGPMGAKIEQTNHEHHMYFAVIKEAVAAAIRGSTPIIAVEYGRRAIPHTFRPTFAEMEEKLKS; encoded by the coding sequence ATGTTCGTCATAATCGGTTTCGTTGTCGTCTTCGGCTCGATCATCGGCGGCTACCTGATGTCGCACGGCGTTCTGCACGTGCTGTTCCAGCCTGCGGAAATGATCATCATCCTCGGGGCGGCGTTCGGTGCGTTCATCATCTCCAACACCAAGTACTCGCTCGGTCTGGTGATGAAGAACATGAAGGTGATCATGGGCGACCCCGGCATGAGCAAGGCCAAGTACCTTGAAGTGCTGGGCCTGCTCAATTCGCTGTTCGTGAAGATGCACCGTGAAGGGGTGATCAGCATCGAACAGGACATCGAAAAGCCGGAAGGCAGTTCCATCTTCAACAAGTACCCCGCCATCGCCAAGGACAAGCACACCGTGCACTTCATCGGCGACACGCTGCGGGTGTACCTGACCACCGGCGACCCCAACGAAATCGACAGCCTGATGGAAGTGGACATGAAGTCCATGCACGAAGAGGAATCCATCGCCCCGCACGCCATCGGTCGCATGGCCGAATCCATGCCCGGCATGGGGATCGTTGCGGCGGTGCTCGGCGTCGTGCTGACCATGGGCAAGATCAGCGAACCGCCCGAGGTGCTCGGGCACCACATTGGTGCGGCACTGGTGGGTACCTTCATCGGTATCCTGTTCTGTTACGGCGTGTTCGGCCCCATGGGGGCCAAGATCGAGCAGACCAACCACGAGCACCACATGTATTTTGCAGTGATCAAGGAGGCGGTGGCCGCCGCCATTCGCGGGTCCACGCCGATCATTGCCGTGGAATACGGGCGTCGTGCCATCCCGCATACCTTCCGGCCCACGTTCGCCGAGATGGAAGAAAAGCTGAAGAGCTGA
- a CDS encoding single-stranded DNA-binding protein — protein MAAVNRVMLLGRVMSAPRPGTGTPGHCVLFSVSTEGAGQDDAGQRHRVRVTGDQAAWCLARLRRGMLVHVEGELLACAQGGEACAVVAAWLVQVVEDDRRSGPPAHAPMHAPAHAPVRPAAIPAARVEASLAGVRCAGVDIPGRGPDAPAGDDAGAWPLPWPQAPDMAGGVPGMPSGRMH, from the coding sequence ATGGCGGCTGTGAACAGAGTGATGCTGCTCGGGCGCGTGATGTCCGCGCCCCGGCCCGGAACCGGTACGCCAGGCCATTGCGTGCTGTTTTCCGTCAGCACCGAGGGCGCCGGACAGGACGACGCGGGCCAGCGGCACCGGGTGCGCGTCACCGGTGACCAGGCTGCATGGTGCCTTGCGCGGTTGCGGCGCGGCATGCTGGTGCACGTGGAAGGAGAATTGCTGGCCTGCGCGCAGGGGGGAGAAGCCTGCGCCGTGGTGGCTGCATGGCTGGTTCAGGTCGTGGAGGACGACCGTCGCTCCGGGCCACCAGCGCATGCGCCCATGCATGCGCCCGCACATGCGCCAGTGCGCCCCGCCGCGATTCCCGCCGCGCGCGTCGAGGCATCCCTGGCCGGTGTCCGGTGCGCCGGGGTGGATATCCCTGGTCGGGGGCCCGATGCCCCTGCCGGGGACGATGCCGGGGCGTGGCCGCTGCCGTGGCCGCAGGCTCCGGATATGGCCGGAGGGGTGCCGGGCATGCCGTCGGGGCGCATGCACTGA
- a CDS encoding ATP-binding protein, translated as MPASRHAQPGRSRATESATGNDASPGCEGDHDPALTSAMPGAMSGAAPGSPSGTARIAPRTFRPGALRWLLPTLLLGVCALLAAITFADPYALPATPPVQALLINSYDQRMHWVRDLTDAVETNLAPPVGNVLLRMENMDTKAVHDDAYFAAYAAMLRAKYATVRPALLLCSDDHALNFLRRYRDTLFPGVPVVFGGANNFTQARVQGMSGVTGVTEEHYPYETAQFLLRAHPGVEEIFVINDYTESGRSTAAELAEALRPLEGRIRLRWNSDVPMDDLLRQVAALGPETAVLLGVYYSDASERTVTYEEAGLRIAAAARVPVYCIMGFNLGGSMVGGKLITGDSQGRIMAELGRRILAGEDPASIPVRRGPGEFLFDYAQLRRWRISEASLPPGSQVVERPFSVYRAYSREIHVIIAFVVAMLATIAALAVVMRRRARTETELRKLRNLLANILDSMPSVVVGVSPEGRIIQWNRQAARMSGVEPAAAMGRSLQEVFPRLAPQLPRVREALDRQTPVRGERMTHTDNGVPCYEDVTVFPLAANGMEGAVIRLDDVTERERVREMMIQTERMLSVGGLAAGMAHEINNPLGGILQAVQNVLRRIEPGRAANDEAARAMGCTVEQVRDYLERRGVLRMAAGVREAGLRAARIVSNMLNFSRRSTSSHMECDIDAMVASAVDLAANDYSFRKNHDFRRLRVDVRIPPDLPRPSCLATEVEQVLLNLLRNAAQALAGFIPPDGAPPTITVRAEHNPAGVAVTVSDNGPGMPPEVRARVFDPFYTTRPPGEGTGLGLSVAFFIVTQNHKGTFTVVSEPGQGAAFTFTLPLGGTP; from the coding sequence ATGCCCGCTTCGCGCCATGCTCAGCCCGGGCGTTCCCGGGCCACCGAATCCGCCACCGGCAACGATGCCTCGCCGGGCTGCGAGGGTGACCACGACCCGGCCTTGACCAGTGCAATGCCAGGCGCGATGTCGGGCGCGGCGCCCGGTTCGCCATCGGGAACGGCCCGCATCGCGCCACGCACATTCCGCCCCGGCGCGTTGCGCTGGCTGCTCCCCACCCTGTTGCTGGGCGTTTGCGCGCTGCTGGCCGCCATCACCTTCGCCGATCCCTATGCCTTGCCCGCCACCCCTCCGGTGCAGGCCCTGCTCATCAACTCCTACGACCAGCGCATGCACTGGGTGCGCGACCTTACCGACGCAGTGGAGACCAACCTGGCTCCACCGGTCGGCAACGTGCTGCTGCGGATGGAGAACATGGACACCAAGGCGGTGCACGACGATGCCTACTTCGCCGCCTATGCCGCCATGCTGCGCGCCAAGTACGCCACGGTGCGCCCCGCCCTGCTGCTGTGCTCCGACGACCATGCCCTGAACTTCCTGCGCCGCTACCGCGACACGCTCTTTCCCGGCGTACCCGTGGTCTTCGGGGGCGCCAACAACTTCACGCAGGCGCGCGTGCAGGGCATGTCCGGGGTCACCGGCGTGACCGAGGAGCACTACCCCTACGAGACGGCGCAATTCCTGCTGCGTGCCCACCCCGGCGTGGAAGAAATCTTCGTCATCAACGACTACACCGAAAGCGGCCGGTCCACCGCGGCGGAACTGGCCGAGGCGCTGCGCCCACTGGAAGGGCGCATACGGCTGCGCTGGAATTCCGACGTGCCCATGGACGATCTGCTGCGCCAGGTGGCCGCGCTGGGGCCGGAAACCGCCGTACTGCTCGGCGTGTACTATTCCGACGCATCCGAACGCACCGTGACGTACGAAGAGGCGGGCCTGCGCATCGCCGCCGCGGCCAGGGTGCCGGTCTACTGCATCATGGGCTTCAATCTCGGCGGCAGCATGGTGGGCGGCAAGCTGATCACCGGCGACTCGCAGGGGCGCATCATGGCCGAACTGGGGCGGCGCATCCTGGCGGGCGAAGACCCGGCGTCCATCCCCGTGCGGCGCGGGCCGGGAGAATTCCTGTTCGACTATGCCCAATTGCGGCGCTGGCGCATCAGCGAAGCATCCCTGCCTCCCGGCAGCCAGGTGGTGGAGCGGCCTTTCTCCGTCTATCGCGCCTATTCCCGCGAAATTCACGTGATCATCGCCTTCGTGGTCGCCATGCTCGCCACCATCGCCGCCCTGGCGGTGGTCATGCGGCGCAGGGCACGGACCGAGACGGAACTGCGCAAGCTGCGCAACCTGCTCGCCAACATCCTCGATTCCATGCCGTCGGTGGTGGTGGGGGTCTCGCCCGAAGGGCGCATCATCCAGTGGAACCGCCAGGCGGCACGGATGTCCGGCGTGGAACCCGCAGCAGCCATGGGCCGCAGCCTTCAGGAGGTCTTTCCGCGCCTTGCCCCGCAACTGCCCCGCGTGCGCGAGGCCCTGGACAGGCAGACCCCCGTGCGCGGCGAGCGGATGACCCACACCGACAACGGCGTGCCCTGCTACGAGGACGTCACCGTGTTCCCCCTGGCCGCCAACGGCATGGAGGGGGCGGTGATCCGCCTGGACGACGTGACCGAGCGCGAGCGGGTGCGCGAAATGATGATCCAGACCGAGCGCATGCTGTCGGTGGGCGGGCTGGCGGCGGGCATGGCGCACGAGATCAACAACCCCCTCGGGGGCATCCTGCAGGCGGTGCAGAACGTCCTGCGCCGCATAGAACCGGGGCGCGCCGCCAACGACGAGGCCGCCCGCGCCATGGGCTGCACCGTGGAACAGGTGCGCGACTATCTGGAACGGCGCGGCGTGCTGCGCATGGCCGCCGGGGTGCGCGAGGCCGGGCTGCGGGCTGCCCGCATCGTTTCCAACATGCTCAACTTCAGCCGCCGCAGCACCTCGTCGCACATGGAATGCGACATCGACGCGATGGTGGCCTCTGCCGTGGACCTTGCCGCCAACGACTACAGTTTTCGCAAGAACCACGACTTCCGCAGGCTGCGGGTGGACGTGCGGATTCCCCCCGACCTGCCCAGGCCCTCCTGCCTGGCCACAGAGGTGGAGCAGGTGCTGCTGAACCTGCTGCGCAACGCCGCGCAGGCCCTGGCCGGATTCATCCCGCCGGACGGCGCCCCGCCCACCATCACCGTACGGGCCGAGCACAACCCGGCGGGGGTGGCCGTGACCGTCTCGGACAACGGCCCCGGCATGCCGCCAGAGGTGCGCGCCAGGGTCTTCGACCCGTTCTACACCACCCGCCCGCCCGGAGAGGGCACCGGGCTCGGGTTGTCCGTGGCGTTCTTCATCGTCACCCAGAACCACAAGGGCACGTTCACCGTGGTTTCCGAGCCCGGACAGGGCGCCGCCTTCACCTTTACCCTGCCGCTGGGGGGCACGCCATGA
- a CDS encoding S24 family peptidase, which yields MNEYDSTGTDWDELREYVIDALHSVGGVKRLAEIAGVSERTVYAWKNGERFPSRTNLARLTEHLDRIPVTGGPQPHRRGLHERVLRPYGESARASAGQPEAPEEARRLAEEFVLVDRAEARPSAGGGSLQTDGRPQEQHAFRLDWVLGRARSTTGLCLMEVMGRSMERTLHDGDLVLVNQHDHALAEDRIYVLRVQDEIYIKRFSRTPGRYHFRGDNPEFAYQDIEIDPRDDTLQWEVIGRVIWAGKEL from the coding sequence ATGAACGAGTACGATTCCACGGGTACCGACTGGGACGAACTTCGCGAGTACGTCATCGACGCGCTGCACAGCGTGGGCGGCGTGAAGCGCCTTGCGGAAATCGCGGGGGTCAGCGAGCGCACCGTCTACGCCTGGAAGAACGGCGAACGTTTTCCCAGCCGCACCAACCTTGCGCGGCTCACCGAACACCTGGACCGCATTCCCGTCACCGGCGGGCCCCAGCCGCATCGGCGCGGCCTGCACGAACGCGTGCTGCGCCCCTACGGTGAATCCGCACGCGCGTCCGCCGGGCAACCGGAGGCGCCGGAAGAAGCCCGGCGTCTGGCCGAGGAGTTCGTCCTGGTGGACAGGGCGGAGGCGCGGCCCAGCGCGGGCGGAGGCTCCCTGCAGACCGACGGTCGCCCGCAGGAGCAGCACGCCTTCCGGCTGGACTGGGTGCTGGGCCGGGCAAGGTCCACCACCGGGCTGTGCCTTATGGAGGTCATGGGCCGCTCCATGGAGCGCACCCTGCACGACGGCGACCTGGTGCTGGTGAACCAGCACGACCATGCGCTGGCGGAAGACCGTATCTACGTGTTGCGAGTGCAGGACGAAATCTACATCAAGCGCTTTTCCCGCACGCCGGGGCGCTACCATTTCCGAGGGGACAACCCGGAATTCGCCTACCAGGACATCGAGATCGACCCTCGCGACGACACCCTGCAATGGGAGGTCATCGGCCGGGTCATCTGGGCGGGCAAGGAGCTGTAG